A genomic window from Paucibacter sp. KCTC 42545 includes:
- a CDS encoding NAD-glutamate dehydrogenase gives MTDPQELLQREQIDAVLALAAKHPHAAQYKGMLESFGREYFARLDPDDLLSRSPEDLLGALLSHLQFGAQRQAGQTLVRAMSPSVAENGWASRHTVIDIVNDDMPFLVDTTTMEINRHGLTLHLIVHPIFAVERNDKGQLLAIHPRSESGSNAALKRESWMHIEVDRMVDAQTRADLVAGIERVLADVRVAVGDWQAMVAKLRAVTAELDQSLPTVPPEQVQESRAFLEWLADDHMTLLGYRCHDLISHEGQDALKLQAGSGLGLLRETAQEKLSSSFAALPVNARAMARAAQPMLLITKANTRSTVHRPGYTDYVGIKRYDAAGQVIGEHRFIGLFTSTAYSARVSETPLLRGRTQAITERAGLPPGGHLAKALQHILETYPRDDLFQISDDELFETSLGILALGERQRLRLFVCHDPFERFVSCLVYVPREAYSTDLRIKFQAILMAVLKGSSAEFDVQLSDAVLARIHFTVRTTPGQTPSYDRKEVEAKLAAAARRWDDDLRDALIDAEGEARGIELFKRWAGGFPLGYRERVSARAAVPDAIKIASLTAAQPLALALYRPLGAQPGTLGFKVYHRGAAVVLSDSLPMLEHMGVRVLSEHNHRISSGDESAALISVHDFELQAQVSDEIEPEALARLFEDTFARVFKGEVENDDFNRLVLRAGLASDEIVVLRAYAKYLRQIGFALSQSAIEATLAAHPRIARMLVTLFKLRFDPQAQDELGATAQVNGIERALEKVSNLQEDRVLRQLLALIQATLRTNFWRTGVGHSGDAGPRRSFLSFKFDSAAVPGLPAPRPLFEIFVYSPRFEGIHLRGGKVARGGLRWSDRPEDFRTEVLGLVKAQMVKNTVIVPVGSKGGFVLKKAPPSSDREAFMKEGVACYQDYLRALLDLTDNLAGGQVLPPPHVVRKDQDDPYLVVAADKGTATFSDFANAVSAEYGHWLGDAFASGGSVGYDHKAMGITARGAWESVKRHFRELGVDTQTTDFTVVGVGDMSGDVFGNGMLLSKHIRLLAAFDHRHVFIDPNPDAAVSFAERERLFKLPRSAWTDYDASLISDGGGVWARSEKSIPISPQAQAALGISVDRMAPNDLLSAILKAPADLLYNGGIGTYIKSAGEVHAEVGDRANDSLRINGAELRCKVVGEGGNLGATQRGRIEAALNGVRLNTDAIDNSAGVDTSDHEVNIKILLGMAMGDGEMTLKQRNTLLPQMTEEVASLVLRDNYFQTQALSIAHRQGVQMIEQQARFIRFLERKGQLNRAIEFLPTDEQIEERKARGQGLTTPELAVLLAYSKMWLSDELMASDLPEDGWIGAAVERYFPAQLREKFAGYIPRHPLKREIIVTHVLNSMLNRVGSTFVHRLSESTGAKPAQIVRAYLATREVFGYVPLWIQIEALDNKVPDAVQAEMIEELGRLGSHATTWFLRSRRLNEPMEQVFARFTPAVEVLRARLGDSAGDSSRAQAWVEAGVPKALAQAVLQAESLFAALDIAEIADATGRPLQEVADVHASLGQRLGLARLSQQIDALPTASYWQAQAKMALGDDLAGLQRGIASDVLNGKAQGDAALLLGEWEQRSGDALERAQRLLSELSEAKGVDLAMVSVALRELRNLA, from the coding sequence ATGACTGATCCACAAGAACTGCTTCAACGCGAACAAATCGACGCCGTTCTGGCGCTGGCCGCCAAACACCCCCACGCGGCCCAGTACAAAGGCATGCTGGAAAGCTTTGGCCGCGAGTATTTCGCCCGCCTCGACCCGGACGATCTGCTCAGCCGCAGCCCGGAAGACCTGCTGGGGGCCCTGCTCTCGCATCTGCAATTTGGCGCGCAGCGCCAAGCGGGCCAGACCCTGGTGCGTGCGATGAGCCCCTCGGTGGCCGAAAACGGCTGGGCCTCGCGGCACACGGTGATCGACATCGTCAACGATGACATGCCCTTCCTGGTCGACACCACGACCATGGAAATCAACCGCCACGGCCTGACCCTGCACCTGATCGTCCACCCCATTTTTGCGGTGGAGCGCAATGACAAGGGCCAGCTGCTGGCCATCCACCCGCGCAGCGAGTCCGGCAGCAATGCCGCACTCAAGCGCGAGTCCTGGATGCATATCGAAGTGGACCGCATGGTCGACGCCCAAACGCGCGCCGACCTGGTGGCGGGCATCGAGCGCGTGCTGGCCGATGTGCGCGTTGCCGTGGGCGACTGGCAGGCCATGGTGGCCAAGCTGCGCGCGGTGACCGCCGAGCTGGACCAAAGCCTGCCCACCGTGCCGCCCGAGCAGGTGCAGGAAAGCCGCGCCTTCCTGGAATGGCTGGCCGACGACCACATGACCCTGCTGGGCTACCGCTGCCACGACCTGATCAGCCACGAGGGCCAAGACGCCCTCAAGCTGCAAGCCGGCAGCGGCCTGGGCCTGCTGCGCGAAACCGCGCAAGAAAAGCTCTCCAGCAGCTTTGCGGCCCTGCCGGTCAATGCCCGCGCCATGGCACGCGCGGCCCAGCCCATGCTCTTGATCACCAAGGCCAATACCCGCTCCACCGTGCACCGGCCGGGATACACCGATTACGTTGGCATCAAGCGTTACGACGCGGCCGGCCAGGTGATCGGCGAACACCGCTTTATCGGCCTGTTCACCTCCACCGCTTACAGCGCCCGCGTCTCCGAGACCCCGCTGCTGCGCGGCCGCACCCAGGCCATCACCGAGCGCGCCGGCCTGCCGCCGGGCGGCCACTTGGCCAAGGCCTTGCAGCACATTCTGGAGACCTATCCGCGCGACGACCTCTTCCAGATCTCGGACGACGAGTTGTTCGAGACCTCCCTGGGCATCCTGGCCCTGGGCGAGCGCCAGCGCCTGCGCCTCTTCGTCTGCCACGACCCGTTTGAGCGTTTTGTCTCTTGCCTGGTCTATGTGCCGCGCGAGGCCTATTCCACCGATTTGCGCATCAAGTTCCAGGCCATTTTGATGGCGGTGCTTAAGGGCAGCAGCGCTGAGTTCGATGTGCAACTCAGCGACGCCGTGCTGGCTCGCATCCACTTCACCGTGCGCACCACCCCGGGCCAAACGCCCAGCTACGACCGCAAGGAAGTCGAAGCCAAGCTGGCCGCCGCCGCTCGCCGCTGGGATGACGATTTGCGCGACGCGTTGATCGACGCCGAGGGCGAGGCCCGTGGCATCGAGCTGTTCAAGCGCTGGGCCGGCGGCTTCCCGCTGGGTTACCGCGAGCGCGTCAGCGCACGCGCCGCCGTGCCAGACGCGATCAAGATCGCCAGCCTGACGGCCGCGCAACCTCTGGCACTGGCGCTCTACCGCCCGCTGGGCGCGCAGCCCGGCACGCTGGGTTTCAAGGTCTATCACCGCGGCGCGGCCGTGGTGCTGTCCGACAGCCTGCCCATGCTGGAGCATATGGGCGTGCGGGTGCTGAGCGAGCACAACCACCGCATCAGCAGCGGCGACGAGTCCGCCGCCCTGATCTCTGTGCATGACTTCGAGCTGCAAGCCCAGGTCTCGGACGAGATCGAACCCGAAGCCCTGGCGCGCCTGTTCGAAGACACCTTCGCCCGCGTCTTCAAGGGCGAGGTGGAGAACGACGATTTCAACCGTTTGGTGCTGCGGGCCGGTTTGGCCAGCGACGAGATCGTGGTGCTGCGCGCTTACGCCAAATACCTGCGCCAGATCGGGTTTGCGCTGTCGCAGTCGGCCATCGAGGCCACGCTGGCGGCGCACCCACGCATCGCGCGCATGCTGGTGACGCTGTTCAAGCTGCGCTTCGACCCGCAAGCCCAGGATGAGCTGGGCGCCACCGCACAGGTCAACGGCATTGAGCGGGCGCTGGAAAAGGTCAGCAATCTGCAAGAAGACCGGGTGCTGCGTCAGCTGCTGGCTCTGATTCAAGCCACGCTGCGCACCAACTTCTGGCGCACCGGCGTGGGCCATAGCGGCGACGCCGGGCCGCGCCGCAGCTTCCTGTCCTTCAAGTTCGACTCTGCCGCCGTGCCGGGCTTGCCGGCGCCGCGTCCGCTGTTCGAGATTTTTGTCTACTCACCGCGGTTCGAAGGCATCCATCTGCGCGGCGGCAAGGTGGCCCGCGGCGGCCTGCGCTGGTCGGATCGGCCGGAAGACTTCCGCACCGAGGTGCTGGGCCTGGTGAAGGCACAGATGGTGAAGAACACCGTCATCGTGCCGGTCGGCAGCAAGGGCGGCTTTGTGCTGAAGAAGGCACCGCCATCGTCCGACCGCGAAGCCTTCATGAAAGAAGGCGTGGCTTGCTACCAAGACTATCTGCGCGCCCTGCTCGACTTGACCGACAACCTCGCCGGGGGTCAGGTCTTGCCGCCGCCACATGTGGTGCGCAAGGACCAGGACGACCCCTATCTGGTGGTGGCGGCCGACAAGGGTACGGCCACCTTCTCTGACTTCGCCAACGCCGTCAGCGCCGAATACGGCCACTGGCTGGGCGATGCGTTCGCCTCCGGCGGCAGCGTCGGCTATGACCACAAGGCCATGGGCATCACCGCGCGCGGCGCCTGGGAAAGCGTCAAGCGCCATTTCCGCGAACTCGGTGTGGACACACAAACCACCGACTTCACCGTGGTGGGCGTGGGCGATATGTCGGGCGATGTGTTCGGCAACGGCATGCTGCTGTCCAAGCACATCCGCTTGCTGGCGGCTTTTGACCACCGCCATGTCTTCATCGACCCCAATCCGGATGCAGCGGTTTCCTTTGCCGAGCGGGAGCGCTTGTTCAAGCTGCCGCGCTCAGCCTGGACGGATTACGACGCCAGCCTGATTTCAGACGGCGGCGGTGTCTGGGCGCGCTCCGAAAAATCGATCCCGATTTCGCCCCAGGCCCAAGCCGCCTTGGGCATCAGCGTGGACCGCATGGCGCCCAATGATTTGCTCAGCGCCATCCTGAAGGCGCCCGCCGACCTGCTCTACAACGGCGGCATTGGCACTTACATCAAGTCGGCCGGCGAGGTGCATGCTGAAGTTGGCGACCGCGCCAACGACAGCTTGCGCATCAACGGCGCCGAGTTGCGCTGCAAGGTGGTGGGCGAAGGCGGCAATCTGGGGGCCACCCAGCGCGGCCGCATCGAAGCGGCCTTGAACGGCGTGCGCCTGAACACCGACGCCATCGACAACTCGGCCGGTGTGGACACCTCCGACCACGAGGTCAATATCAAGATCTTGCTGGGCATGGCCATGGGCGACGGCGAGATGACGCTCAAGCAGCGCAACACCTTGCTGCCGCAAATGACCGAAGAGGTCGCCAGCCTGGTGCTGCGCGACAACTACTTCCAGACCCAGGCGCTGTCCATCGCGCACCGCCAGGGCGTGCAGATGATCGAGCAGCAGGCCCGCTTCATCCGCTTCCTGGAACGCAAGGGTCAGCTCAACCGCGCCATCGAGTTCCTGCCCACCGATGAGCAGATCGAAGAGCGCAAGGCACGCGGTCAAGGCCTCACCACGCCGGAGCTGGCCGTGCTGCTGGCCTATAGCAAGATGTGGCTGTCGGACGAATTGATGGCCTCCGATCTGCCCGAAGACGGCTGGATTGGCGCGGCGGTTGAGCGTTACTTCCCCGCGCAGCTGCGCGAGAAGTTCGCCGGCTACATCCCGCGCCACCCGCTCAAGCGCGAGATCATCGTCACCCATGTGCTCAACAGCATGTTGAACCGGGTTGGCTCGACCTTTGTGCACCGTTTGAGTGAATCCACCGGCGCCAAACCGGCGCAAATCGTGCGCGCCTACCTGGCCACCCGCGAGGTGTTTGGCTATGTGCCGCTGTGGATTCAGATTGAGGCTTTGGACAACAAGGTGCCAGACGCGGTGCAGGCTGAGATGATCGAAGAGCTGGGCCGCCTGGGCAGCCATGCCACCACCTGGTTCCTGCGCTCACGCCGCCTGAACGAGCCGATGGAGCAGGTGTTTGCCCGCTTCACCCCGGCCGTGGAAGTGCTGCGCGCCCGCCTGGGTGACAGCGCGGGCGATTCCAGCCGCGCCCAGGCCTGGGTGGAAGCCGGTGTGCCCAAGGCCTTGGCTCAGGCGGTGCTGCAGGCCGAAAGCCTGTTCGCGGCCCTGGACATTGCCGAGATTGCCGACGCCACCGGGCGCCCGCTGCAAGAAGTGGCCGATGTACACGCCAGCCTGGGCCAGCGCCTGGGCCTGGCACGCCTGAGCCAGCAAATCGATGCCCTGCCCACCGCCAGCTACTGGCAGGCGCAGGCCAAGATGGCCCTGGGCGACGACTTGGCCGGTCTGCAACGCGGCATTGCCAGCGATGTCTTGAACGGCAAAGCACAGGGCGATGCGGCCTTGCTGCTGGGTGAGTGGGAGCAACGCAGCGGCGACGCTTTGGAGCGCGCCCAGCGCCTGCTGAGCGAGCTCAGCGAGGCCAAGGGCGTGGATCTTGCTATGGTGTCGGTTGCCTTGAGAGAACTCAGAAACCTGGCCTAG
- a CDS encoding DUF1800 domain-containing protein → MSLLPSLALRAEGSMGTKSTSPAVPPAGQAHAGQQGALHALNRLGFGPTAVDVAAIASQGPQAWLQDFLTQQLGGSPLNLPPALQGQLAAMPTLQLSQGELLSRFRQAAKAGREAKRQAAAPGTGEPANKAEPAEAQNARREFVRPVVLEASSQRIWRALQSPAQLEEVLVDFWFNHFNVFVGKGPVSVLVGSYEREAIRPHVLGNFRQMLGAVAKHPAMLIYLDNVLSVAPGYRPPARALQSAPGAPPAAARPTGLNENYARELMELHTLGVDGGYSQRDVTELARIFTGWTVNYRRAVIEGGGANGADLFEFDPRRHDGGSKQWLGRSVPPAGRAEGEMALDVLAAHPATARHIAFKLAQAFVADAPPPALVQRLQARFLESRGDLRALMRSLVEAEEFWQSANIGAKFKTPYQYLLSSLRALGVNAPEVGPLLGWLAQAGMPLYGAQTPDGYKAVAAAWMNADALAQRVQLAGNLAKRLSRSGDAAGLAAHGGLFAQLSADTRTAIAKEPLAMQVALALGSPDFMRC, encoded by the coding sequence ATGAGTCTGCTGCCAAGTCTGGCTTTGCGGGCCGAGGGCAGCATGGGTACCAAGTCCACAAGCCCGGCGGTGCCGCCCGCCGGTCAGGCACATGCGGGCCAGCAGGGCGCGTTGCACGCCTTGAATCGCCTGGGTTTCGGCCCAACAGCCGTGGACGTCGCGGCCATCGCCAGCCAGGGCCCGCAGGCCTGGCTGCAAGACTTCCTCACCCAACAACTGGGTGGCTCGCCGCTCAACTTGCCGCCCGCACTGCAGGGCCAATTGGCCGCCATGCCGACCTTGCAGCTCAGCCAGGGCGAGTTGCTGAGCCGCTTTCGCCAAGCCGCCAAGGCAGGCCGCGAGGCCAAGCGCCAGGCGGCCGCGCCAGGCACGGGTGAGCCAGCTAACAAGGCCGAGCCGGCCGAGGCCCAGAACGCCCGGCGCGAGTTCGTTCGCCCCGTGGTGCTGGAGGCCAGCAGTCAGCGGATCTGGCGGGCCCTGCAAAGCCCGGCCCAGCTGGAGGAAGTGCTGGTGGACTTTTGGTTCAACCACTTCAATGTCTTTGTTGGCAAGGGGCCGGTGAGTGTCTTGGTGGGCAGCTACGAGCGCGAGGCCATTCGCCCGCATGTGCTGGGCAACTTCCGCCAGATGTTGGGGGCGGTGGCCAAGCATCCGGCCATGTTGATCTATCTGGACAATGTGCTGAGCGTGGCCCCCGGCTATCGCCCGCCAGCGCGTGCCCTGCAATCTGCCCCCGGAGCCCCCCCTGCTGCCGCCCGCCCCACCGGTCTGAACGAAAACTACGCCCGTGAATTGATGGAGCTGCACACGCTGGGCGTGGACGGTGGCTACAGCCAGCGAGATGTCACCGAGCTGGCGCGCATCTTCACAGGCTGGACGGTGAACTACCGCCGAGCGGTGATTGAAGGCGGAGGCGCCAATGGCGCCGACTTGTTTGAGTTCGACCCGCGCCGCCATGACGGCGGCAGCAAGCAATGGTTGGGCCGCAGCGTGCCGCCCGCTGGCCGAGCGGAAGGCGAGATGGCTCTGGACGTTTTGGCGGCCCACCCGGCCACCGCACGCCATATCGCTTTCAAGCTGGCCCAGGCCTTTGTGGCCGATGCGCCGCCGCCCGCCCTGGTGCAGCGCCTGCAGGCCCGCTTTCTGGAGAGCCGGGGTGATTTGCGCGCCCTGATGCGCAGCTTGGTGGAAGCCGAGGAGTTCTGGCAATCCGCCAACATTGGCGCCAAGTTCAAGACGCCTTACCAATACCTGCTGTCCAGCTTGCGTGCCTTGGGTGTCAATGCGCCCGAAGTCGGGCCCTTGCTGGGCTGGTTGGCCCAGGCAGGCATGCCGCTGTACGGCGCGCAGACGCCGGACGGCTACAAGGCGGTGGCGGCCGCCTGGATGAATGCCGATGCCCTGGCCCAACGGGTGCAACTGGCCGGCAACCTGGCGAAGCGCTTGTCCCGATCTGGCGATGCGGCGGGCCTGGCCG